The following coding sequences are from one Kosakonia sp. H02 window:
- the fsa gene encoding fructose-6-phosphate aldolase: MELYLDTANVAEVERLARIYPLAGVTTNPSIIAAGKTAVWDVLPRLQDVLGPQGTLFAQVMSRDADGMVNEAKRLSNALPDIVVKIPVTAEGLAAIKQLKKEGIVTLGTAVYSAAQGLLAALAGAKYVAPYVNRVDAQGGDGVRMVQELQTLLKLHAPESKVLAASFKTPRQALDCLLAGCEAITLPLDVAQQMLNTPAVESAIEKFEQDWKTAFGNLNM, translated from the coding sequence ATGGAACTGTATCTGGATACCGCAAACGTTGCGGAAGTAGAACGCCTGGCGCGTATTTATCCGCTGGCGGGTGTGACGACTAACCCCAGTATTATCGCGGCGGGTAAAACCGCTGTGTGGGATGTATTGCCCCGCCTGCAAGACGTCCTTGGCCCGCAGGGAACGCTGTTTGCACAAGTGATGAGTCGAGACGCGGACGGCATGGTGAACGAGGCGAAACGCCTCAGTAATGCCCTGCCGGACATTGTGGTGAAAATCCCGGTCACCGCAGAAGGCCTTGCCGCAATCAAACAGTTGAAAAAAGAGGGCATTGTGACGCTCGGCACCGCCGTATACAGCGCAGCGCAAGGGTTGCTGGCCGCGCTGGCCGGGGCGAAATATGTCGCGCCTTACGTTAACCGCGTCGACGCACAAGGCGGCGACGGTGTGCGCATGGTGCAGGAGCTGCAAACCTTGCTGAAACTGCACGCGCCAGAAAGCAAGGTGCTGGCCGCCAGTTTCAAAACACCACGCCAGGCCCTCGATTGTCTGTTAGCTGGATGCGAGGCTATTACGCTTCCTTTAGATGTAGCGCAACAAATGCTCAATACGCCAGCAGTAGAGTCAGCCATTGAGAAGTTTGAGCAGGACTGGAAAACGGCTTTTGGCAACCTCAACATGTAA
- a CDS encoding glycerol dehydrogenase, with product MDRIIQSPGKYIQGADVITRLGDYLKPLGDRWLVVGDKFVLGFAQETLQKSLADAGLACEVVPFGGECSQTEIDRLRGIAQTAGCGAVLGIGGGKTLDTAKALAHFMQVPVAIAPTIASTDAPCSALSVIYTDNGEFDRYLLLPNNPDRVIVDTKIVAGAPARLLAAGIGDALSTWFEARACSRSGAKTMAGGQCTQSALALAELCYNTLLEEGEKAMMAADQHVVTPALERVVEANTFLSGVGFESGGLAAAHAIHNGLTAIADTHHYYHGEKVAFGTLTQLVLENAPTEEIETVAALCHTVGLPITLAQLDIKTDIPTKMRIVAQAACAEGETIHNMPGGATPDQVYAALLVADQYGKRFLGEWE from the coding sequence ATGGATCGCATCATCCAGTCGCCAGGCAAGTACATCCAGGGTGCAGACGTTATCACCCGTCTCGGCGACTATCTCAAACCGCTGGGCGACCGCTGGCTGGTCGTCGGCGATAAATTTGTTCTCGGCTTCGCCCAGGAAACGCTGCAAAAAAGTCTGGCCGATGCCGGGCTGGCCTGTGAAGTGGTGCCGTTCGGCGGCGAATGTTCACAAACGGAAATCGACCGCTTACGCGGTATTGCCCAGACAGCTGGCTGTGGCGCAGTGCTGGGCATCGGTGGCGGTAAAACGCTGGATACGGCGAAAGCGCTGGCGCATTTCATGCAGGTGCCAGTAGCGATTGCCCCAACGATTGCGTCAACCGATGCGCCTTGCAGTGCGCTGTCGGTGATTTATACCGACAACGGCGAGTTCGACCGTTATCTGTTGCTTCCCAATAACCCTGACCGCGTGATTGTCGATACCAAAATCGTCGCCGGTGCGCCCGCGCGTTTACTGGCGGCAGGCATTGGCGATGCGCTCTCCACCTGGTTTGAAGCCCGCGCCTGTTCACGCAGTGGCGCAAAAACCATGGCGGGCGGGCAATGTACGCAATCTGCCCTGGCGCTGGCGGAGCTCTGTTACAACACACTGCTGGAGGAGGGTGAAAAAGCGATGATGGCCGCCGACCAGCATGTAGTCACGCCAGCGCTGGAGCGCGTAGTGGAAGCGAATACCTTCCTCAGCGGTGTAGGTTTTGAGAGCGGCGGGCTGGCGGCGGCGCATGCCATCCATAATGGTTTAACCGCCATTGCGGATACGCATCACTACTACCACGGCGAGAAAGTGGCGTTCGGGACCTTAACCCAGTTGGTGCTGGAAAACGCGCCGACAGAGGAGATCGAAACCGTCGCCGCGCTGTGCCATACCGTCGGTCTGCCGATTACGCTGGCGCAACTGGATATCAAAACCGATATCCCGACGAAGATGCGCATTGTGGCACAGGCGGCCTGCGCGGAAGGCGAAACCATTCACAATATGCCGGGCGGCGCAACGCCGGATCAGGTGTATGCCGCGCTGCTGGTCGCCGACCAGTACGGCAAACGTTTTTTAGGTGAGTGGGAATAA
- the metF gene encoding methylenetetrahydrofolate reductase, with protein sequence MSFFHANQREALNQSLAEVHGQINVSFEFFPPRTSEMEQTLWSSIDRLSSLKPKFVSVTYGANSGERDRTHSIIKGIKERTGLEAVPHLTCIDATRDELRTIAQDYWNNGIRHIVALRGDLPPGGGKPDMYAADLVTLLKEVADFDISVAAYPEVHPEAKSAQADLLNLKRKVDAGASRAITQFFFDVESYLRFRDRCASTGIDVEIIPGILPVSNFKQAKKFADMTNVRIPAWMSQMFEGLDDDAETRKLVGANIAMDMVKILSREGVKDFHFYTLNRAEMSYAICHTLGVRPAI encoded by the coding sequence ATGAGCTTTTTTCACGCCAACCAGCGGGAAGCCCTGAACCAGAGCCTGGCGGAAGTACACGGCCAGATTAATGTTTCCTTTGAATTTTTCCCGCCGCGCACCAGTGAAATGGAACAGACCTTATGGAGCTCCATCGATCGCTTAAGCAGCCTTAAACCGAAATTTGTTTCGGTGACTTACGGCGCGAACTCCGGCGAGCGCGATCGCACACACAGCATTATCAAAGGTATTAAAGAGCGCACCGGGCTTGAAGCCGTGCCGCATCTGACCTGCATTGACGCCACGCGTGATGAACTGCGCACCATTGCTCAGGATTACTGGAATAACGGGATTCGCCATATTGTGGCGCTGCGCGGGGATTTACCGCCGGGCGGTGGGAAGCCGGATATGTATGCCGCCGATCTGGTGACATTGCTGAAAGAGGTGGCGGATTTCGATATTTCTGTCGCCGCTTACCCGGAAGTCCACCCGGAAGCGAAAAGCGCGCAGGCCGATCTGCTTAATCTGAAACGTAAAGTTGACGCCGGTGCCAGCCGAGCCATTACGCAATTCTTCTTTGATGTTGAAAGCTATCTGCGTTTTCGCGATCGCTGCGCGTCAACGGGTATTGATGTAGAGATCATCCCTGGCATTCTGCCGGTATCCAACTTTAAGCAGGCGAAAAAATTCGCCGATATGACCAATGTGCGCATCCCGGCGTGGATGTCACAAATGTTCGAAGGGCTGGATGATGATGCGGAAACCCGCAAGCTGGTGGGTGCAAATATCGCCATGGATATGGTGAAGATTTTAAGCCGCGAAGGGGTGAAGGATTTTCACTTCTACACGCTGAACCGCGCCGAAATGAGTTATGCCATTTGCCATACGTTGGGCGTTCGCCCGGCGATCTAA
- a CDS encoding bifunctional aspartate kinase/homoserine dehydrogenase II, whose protein sequence is MSVIAQAGTKARQLHKFGGSSLADVKCYLRVAGIMAEYSQPGDMMVVSAAGSTTNQLISWLKLSQTDRLSAHQVQQSLRRYQIDLITGLLPAEVADGLTSAFIHDLEHLAVLLDSGITDAVYAEVVGHGEIWSARLMSALLNQQGLDATWLDARDFLRAERAAQPQVNEGASYPLLQQQLAQHPGKRIVVTGFISRNEAGETVLLGRNGSDYSATQIGALGDVTRVTIWSDVAGVYSADPRKVKDACLLPLLRLDEASELARLAAPVLHARTLQPVSGSNIDLQLRCSYNPEQGSTRIERVLASGTGARIVTSHDDVCLIEFLVPAGQDFKLAQKEIDLILKRAQVRPLAVGAHADRNLLQLCYTAEVVDSVFKLLDEAGLPGELRLRQGLALVAMVGAGVCRNPLHSHRFWQQLKGQPVEFIWQSDEGISLVAVLRVGPTESLIQGLHQSLFRAEKRIGLMLFGKGNIGSRWLELFSREQSALSARTGFEFVLAGVVDSRRSLLSYEGLDASRALAFFNDEAVEQDEESLFLWMRAHPYDDLVVLDVTASEQLAGQYLDFASHGFHVISANKLAGASTSDKYRQIHDAFEKTGRHWLYNATVGAGLPVNHTVRDLRDSGDSILAISGIFSGTLSWLFLQFDGTVPFTDLVDQAWQQGLTEPDPRVDLSGKDVMRKLVILAREAGYDIEPDQVRVESLVPPGCEEESVDHFFENGETLNEQMLQRLEAARELGLVLRYVARFDANGKARVGVEAVRMEHPLASLLPCDNVFAIESRWYRDNPLVIRGPGAGRDVTAGAIQSDINRLAQLL, encoded by the coding sequence ATGAGTGTGATTGCGCAGGCAGGGACGAAGGCTCGTCAGCTGCACAAATTTGGTGGCAGTAGTCTGGCGGATGTGAAATGTTACCTCCGCGTTGCAGGGATCATGGCGGAGTACTCACAACCGGGCGACATGATGGTTGTCTCGGCCGCAGGCAGCACGACCAACCAACTGATCAGCTGGCTGAAGCTTAGCCAGACCGATCGCCTTTCTGCGCATCAGGTTCAACAATCACTACGACGTTACCAGATTGATTTGATTACCGGTTTGTTACCTGCCGAGGTCGCTGACGGCCTGACCAGCGCGTTTATTCACGATCTTGAACACCTTGCCGTGCTGCTCGACAGCGGCATCACCGATGCGGTCTACGCAGAAGTGGTCGGCCACGGTGAAATCTGGTCGGCGCGGTTGATGTCTGCTCTTCTGAATCAACAAGGCCTGGACGCAACCTGGCTGGATGCCCGCGATTTCCTGCGCGCGGAACGCGCCGCACAACCCCAGGTGAACGAAGGCGCGTCGTACCCCTTATTGCAACAACAACTGGCGCAGCATCCGGGCAAACGGATTGTGGTGACTGGCTTTATCAGCCGTAACGAAGCGGGCGAAACCGTGCTGCTCGGGCGTAACGGCTCTGACTATTCCGCCACACAGATTGGCGCGCTGGGCGACGTGACGCGGGTGACTATCTGGAGCGACGTGGCGGGTGTTTATAGCGCCGATCCGCGCAAAGTGAAAGACGCCTGCCTGTTGCCGCTGCTGCGCCTTGATGAAGCCAGCGAACTGGCGCGGCTGGCCGCACCGGTGCTGCATGCCCGCACATTACAGCCGGTTTCCGGCAGCAATATCGATCTGCAATTACGGTGTAGCTATAACCCGGAACAGGGCTCAACGCGCATTGAACGCGTGCTGGCGTCCGGTACAGGCGCGCGAATTGTGACCAGCCATGATGACGTGTGCCTGATTGAGTTCCTTGTGCCTGCGGGTCAGGACTTCAAACTGGCGCAAAAAGAGATAGATCTTATCCTGAAACGCGCCCAGGTGCGTCCGCTGGCAGTTGGTGCACATGCTGACCGTAACCTGCTGCAACTTTGCTATACCGCTGAAGTAGTTGATAGCGTCTTTAAACTGCTTGATGAAGCCGGTCTGCCGGGCGAGTTGCGTTTGCGTCAGGGGCTGGCGCTGGTGGCAATGGTGGGCGCCGGTGTTTGCCGTAATCCGCTGCATAGCCACCGTTTCTGGCAGCAGTTGAAAGGCCAGCCAGTCGAGTTTATCTGGCAATCTGACGAAGGTATTAGCCTGGTTGCCGTGCTGCGTGTTGGGCCGACAGAAAGCCTGATCCAGGGGCTGCACCAGTCGCTGTTCCGCGCGGAAAAACGCATTGGCCTGATGCTGTTTGGCAAAGGGAATATCGGTTCCCGCTGGCTGGAGTTGTTCTCGCGTGAGCAGAGCGCGCTGTCGGCGCGTACCGGGTTTGAATTTGTGCTGGCGGGCGTGGTGGATAGCCGCCGCAGCCTGCTGAGCTACGAGGGGCTGGATGCCAGCCGTGCGCTGGCGTTCTTCAATGATGAAGCGGTGGAGCAGGACGAAGAGTCGCTGTTCCTGTGGATGCGCGCCCATCCGTATGACGATTTAGTGGTGCTGGACGTTACCGCGAGCGAGCAGCTTGCCGGGCAGTATCTTGATTTCGCCAGCCATGGTTTCCATGTCATTAGCGCCAACAAACTGGCCGGGGCGAGCACCAGTGATAAGTATCGCCAGATCCATGATGCGTTTGAAAAAACCGGCCGTCACTGGCTGTATAACGCGACTGTCGGAGCCGGGCTGCCGGTGAACCACACCGTGCGTGACCTGCGCGACAGCGGGGATTCGATTCTGGCGATCAGCGGGATTTTCTCCGGGACGCTCTCCTGGCTATTCCTGCAATTTGACGGCACCGTGCCGTTTACGGATTTGGTGGATCAGGCCTGGCAGCAGGGGCTGACCGAGCCGGACCCGCGCGTGGATCTCTCCGGTAAAGATGTAATGCGCAAACTGGTGATCCTCGCCCGTGAAGCGGGTTATGACATCGAGCCGGATCAAGTGCGCGTGGAGTCGCTGGTGCCGCCGGGCTGCGAAGAGGAGTCGGTTGATCACTTCTTCGAAAATGGCGAAACGTTGAATGAGCAGATGCTTCAGCGTCTGGAAGCCGCCCGCGAGCTGGGGCTGGTGCTGCGTTACGTAGCGCGTTTCGATGCCAATGGCAAAGCCCGCGTTGGCGTTGAAGCGGTGCGCATGGAACATCCGCTGGCGTCACTGTTGCCGTGCGATAACGTGTTTGCCATTGAAAGCCGCTGGTATCGTGATAATCCGCTGGTGATCCGTGGGCCGGGCGCAGGCCGTGATGTCACCGCCGGTGCGATTCAGTCCGATATTAACCGCCTGGCGCAACTGCTGTAA
- the metB gene encoding cystathionine gamma-synthase, with amino-acid sequence MTRKQATIAVRSGLNDDEQYGCVVPPIHLSSTYNFTGFNEPRAHDYSRRGNPTRDVVQRALAELEGGAGAVLTNTGMSAILLVTTVFLKPGDLLVAPHDCYGGSYRLFDSLAKRGCYRVKFVDQGDEQALKAALAEKPKLVLVESPSNPLLRVVDIAKICQLAREAGAVSVVDNTFLSPALQNPLALGADLVLHSCTKYLNGHSDVVAGVVIAKDEATVTELAWWANNIGVTGSAFDSYLLLRGLRTLSPRMEVAQRNAQAIVDFLQTQPLVKKLYHPSLPDNQGHEIAARQQKGFGAMLSFELDGDEQTLRRFLSGLSLFTLAESLGGVESLISHAATMTHAGMAPEARAAAGISETLLRISTGIEDSEDLIADLENGFRVAAEG; translated from the coding sequence ATGACGCGTAAACAGGCCACCATCGCAGTGCGTAGCGGATTGAATGATGACGAGCAGTACGGTTGCGTTGTCCCGCCGATTCATCTCTCCAGTACCTATAACTTCACCGGTTTTAACGAACCTCGCGCTCATGATTATTCTCGCCGCGGCAACCCAACGCGCGATGTGGTACAGCGTGCACTGGCAGAACTGGAAGGCGGCGCGGGCGCGGTGCTGACCAATACCGGTATGTCGGCGATTCTTCTGGTGACCACTGTTTTCCTCAAGCCTGGCGATCTGCTGGTTGCACCGCATGATTGCTACGGCGGCAGCTATCGCCTGTTCGATAGCCTGGCGAAACGCGGCTGCTACCGTGTGAAGTTTGTGGATCAAGGGGATGAGCAGGCGCTGAAAGCGGCCCTGGCGGAAAAACCGAAACTGGTGCTGGTAGAAAGTCCAAGCAACCCATTGTTGCGCGTCGTGGATATTGCGAAAATCTGCCAGCTCGCCCGTGAAGCCGGCGCAGTTAGCGTGGTGGATAACACTTTCCTTAGCCCGGCGTTGCAAAACCCGCTGGCGCTGGGTGCTGACCTGGTCCTGCACTCCTGCACCAAATATCTTAACGGGCATTCCGATGTGGTGGCAGGCGTGGTGATTGCGAAAGATGAGGCGACTGTCACCGAACTGGCATGGTGGGCAAATAACATTGGCGTCACCGGCAGCGCCTTCGACAGCTATTTGCTGCTGCGCGGTCTGCGTACCTTGTCGCCGCGCATGGAAGTGGCGCAGCGTAACGCGCAGGCGATTGTCGATTTTCTGCAAACCCAGCCGCTGGTGAAAAAGCTGTACCATCCTTCTCTGCCGGATAATCAGGGGCATGAGATTGCTGCGCGTCAACAAAAAGGCTTTGGCGCAATGTTAAGTTTCGAGCTGGATGGCGATGAGCAAACGCTGCGTCGCTTCCTGAGCGGCTTATCGCTGTTTACGCTGGCGGAATCGTTAGGTGGGGTAGAGAGTTTAATTTCCCACGCCGCCACCATGACCCATGCGGGCATGGCGCCTGAAGCACGCGCTGCCGCCGGGATTTCTGAGACGCTGTTACGCATCTCAACTGGTATTGAAGATAGTGAAGATTTAATTGCCGATCTGGAAAATGGCTTCCGGGTCGCCGCTGAGGGGTAA
- the metJ gene encoding met regulon transcriptional regulator MetJ produces MAEWSGEYISPYAEHGKKSEQVKKITVSIPLKVLKILTDERTRRQVNNLRHATNSELLCEAFLHAFTGQPLPNDEDLRKERSDEIPEEAKVIMRELGIDPDTWEY; encoded by the coding sequence ATGGCTGAATGGAGCGGCGAATATATCAGCCCATACGCTGAGCACGGCAAGAAGAGTGAGCAAGTAAAGAAAATTACGGTTTCCATTCCTCTTAAGGTGTTAAAAATCCTCACCGATGAACGTACCCGTCGTCAGGTGAACAACCTGCGCCACGCCACCAACAGCGAGCTGCTGTGCGAGGCGTTTTTGCATGCGTTCACCGGCCAGCCTCTGCCGAATGATGAAGATCTGCGTAAAGAGCGCAGCGATGAAATTCCGGAAGAGGCAAAAGTGATTATGCGTGAACTGGGTATCGACCCGGATACGTGGGAATACTGA
- the rpmE gene encoding 50S ribosomal protein L31, producing the protein MKKGIHPNYVAITATCSCGNVIKTHSTLGHDLNLDVCGKCHPFFTGKQRDVATGGRVDRFNKRFSIPGSK; encoded by the coding sequence ATGAAAAAAGGTATTCACCCGAATTATGTAGCTATTACTGCAACTTGCTCTTGCGGTAATGTGATCAAAACCCACTCAACGCTGGGTCACGATCTGAACCTGGACGTGTGTGGTAAATGCCACCCGTTCTTCACCGGCAAGCAGCGTGATGTTGCAACTGGTGGCCGTGTTGACCGTTTCAACAAACGCTTCAGCATCCCGGGCAGCAAATAA
- the priA gene encoding primosomal protein N', translating into MPVARVALSVPLPRTFDYLLPDEMSASSGYRVRVPFGNQQRVGIVVAVSDKSELPLSELKSVAEVLDSEPAFSPPVWRMLLWAAEYYHHPIGDVLFNALPVLLRQTKPASAEFQGYWFATEQGQAMDINRVKSPKQQQALSALRKGKIWQHQLAALELKSVTLQALRAKGLAEMNSEAPTFSDWRSTFSVSGERLRLNTEQATAVGAIHSAADHFSAWLLAGITGSGKTEVYLSVLENVLAQGKQALVMVPEIGLTPQTIARFRERFNAPVEVLHSGLNDSERLATWQKAKSGEAAIVIGTRSSLFTPFKNLGVIVIDEEHDSSYKQQEGWRYHARDLAVYRAHSEQIPIILGSATPALETLHNVRARKYHILRLTRRAGNARPAMQHVLDMKGQPLQAGLAPALINRMRQHLQAGNQVILFLNRRGFAPALLCHDCGWIAECPRCDHYYTLHQAQQHLRCHHCDSQRPVPRQCPSCGSTHLLPVGLGTEQLEQALAPLFPDVPVSRIDRDTTSRKGALEQHLAEVHRGGARILIGTQMLAKGHHFPDVTLVALLDVDGALFSADFRAAERFAQLYTQVSGRAGRAGKQGEVVLQTHHPEHPLLQTLLHKGYDTFAEQALAERQTMQLPPWTSHVLIRAEDQNNHHAPLFLQQLKNLVQSSPLADNQLWVLGPVPALAAKRAGRYRWQILLQHPSRIRLQHIVHGALALINTLPDARRVKWVLDVDPIEG; encoded by the coding sequence ATGCCCGTCGCCCGCGTTGCGCTATCTGTACCTTTGCCCCGTACCTTTGATTACCTGCTGCCGGATGAGATGTCCGCAAGCAGCGGTTATCGCGTACGCGTGCCGTTTGGTAACCAGCAACGTGTTGGCATTGTGGTAGCGGTGAGCGACAAAAGCGAGCTGCCGCTGAGCGAACTGAAAAGCGTCGCAGAGGTGCTCGACAGCGAACCGGCCTTTTCTCCTCCCGTCTGGCGTATGCTGCTGTGGGCCGCAGAGTATTATCACCATCCGATTGGCGATGTGTTGTTCAACGCGCTTCCCGTTTTGCTTCGGCAAACGAAACCCGCCAGCGCGGAGTTTCAGGGTTACTGGTTTGCCACTGAGCAAGGCCAGGCGATGGACATCAACCGCGTAAAATCGCCCAAACAGCAACAGGCGCTATCGGCGCTGCGCAAAGGTAAAATCTGGCAGCACCAGTTAGCGGCGCTGGAACTGAAAAGCGTGACGCTACAAGCGCTGCGCGCCAAAGGGCTGGCGGAGATGAACAGTGAAGCGCCCACGTTTAGTGACTGGCGCAGCACCTTTTCCGTCAGTGGCGAGCGCCTGCGGCTCAATACCGAGCAGGCAACAGCCGTGGGCGCAATCCATAGCGCGGCGGATCACTTCTCTGCCTGGCTGCTGGCGGGCATCACCGGTTCCGGCAAGACGGAAGTCTACTTAAGCGTGCTGGAAAACGTGCTGGCGCAGGGCAAGCAGGCGCTGGTGATGGTGCCGGAAATTGGCCTGACGCCGCAAACCATTGCCCGTTTTCGTGAGCGTTTCAACGCGCCGGTCGAGGTCCTGCACTCCGGGCTGAACGACAGCGAACGCCTCGCCACCTGGCAGAAAGCGAAAAGCGGTGAAGCGGCAATCGTCATCGGCACGCGCTCATCGCTGTTTACCCCGTTTAAAAACCTCGGCGTGATCGTCATCGACGAGGAGCACGACAGCTCTTATAAACAGCAGGAAGGCTGGCGCTACCACGCGCGGGATCTGGCGGTTTACCGCGCTCACAGTGAACAAATCCCGATAATCCTTGGCTCGGCGACCCCGGCGCTGGAAACCCTGCATAACGTGCGGGCGCGCAAATACCATATTTTGCGTCTGACGCGCCGTGCCGGTAACGCGCGCCCGGCCATGCAGCATGTGCTGGATATGAAAGGCCAGCCGTTGCAGGCTGGCCTGGCTCCGGCGCTGATAAACCGCATGCGCCAGCATCTGCAAGCCGGAAATCAGGTCATTTTATTCCTCAACCGCCGTGGCTTTGCGCCAGCGTTGCTGTGCCATGATTGCGGCTGGATAGCGGAATGCCCGCGCTGCGATCACTATTACACCCTCCACCAGGCGCAACAGCATTTGCGTTGCCACCACTGTGACAGCCAGCGGCCAGTGCCGCGCCAGTGCCCGTCCTGTGGCTCCACGCACTTATTGCCTGTTGGTCTCGGTACGGAACAACTGGAACAGGCTCTGGCACCGCTCTTTCCCGACGTGCCGGTGTCGCGTATCGACAGAGATACCACCAGCCGCAAAGGCGCGCTGGAACAGCACCTTGCCGAAGTCCATCGCGGCGGCGCGCGCATTTTGATCGGCACCCAAATGCTGGCAAAAGGACACCACTTCCCGGATGTCACGCTGGTGGCGTTACTCGACGTCGACGGCGCGCTGTTCTCGGCAGATTTCCGCGCAGCGGAACGTTTTGCTCAACTTTATACTCAGGTTTCAGGCCGCGCCGGGCGCGCCGGAAAACAGGGCGAAGTGGTGTTGCAAACCCATCACCCGGAACATCCGCTGCTGCAAACGCTGCTACATAAAGGCTATGACACCTTCGCGGAACAGGCGCTGGCCGAGCGGCAAACCATGCAATTACCGCCGTGGACCAGCCATGTGCTGATCCGCGCCGAAGATCAGAACAATCACCACGCCCCGCTGTTCCTGCAACAGCTAAAAAACCTGGTGCAATCCAGCCCACTGGCGGATAACCAACTGTGGGTGCTCGGCCCGGTTCCGGCGCTGGCGGCCAAACGCGCCGGGCGCTACCGCTGGCAGATCCTGCTGCAACACCCTTCCCGTATACGCCTGCAACATATTGTTCATGGCGCATTAGCCCTGATTAACACCCTGCCGGATGCGCGGCGCGTAAAATGGGTGTTGGATGTCGATCCGATCGAAGGCTAA
- the cytR gene encoding DNA-binding transcriptional regulator CytR yields the protein MKPKNQVAAATMKDVAMKAKVSTATVSRALMNPDKVSQATRNRVEQAAMEVGYLPQSLGRNVKRNESRTLLVIVPDICDPFFSEIIRGIEVTAAEHGYLVLIGDCAHQNQQEKTFIDLIITKQIDGMLLLGSRLPFDASIEEQRNLPPMVMANEFAPELELPTVHIDNLTAAFNAVNYLQEQGHHLIGCIAGPEEMPLCHYRLQGYIQALRRSGATVDPHYITRGDFSFEAGARALEKLLTLPKPPTAVFCHSDVMALGALSQAKRSGLKVPDDLSIIGFDNISLAEYCDPPLTTVAQPRYEIGREAMLLLLEQLQGHTVSSGSRLLDCELILRGTTRALT from the coding sequence GTGAAACCCAAAAATCAGGTTGCGGCAGCAACCATGAAAGATGTTGCCATGAAAGCAAAGGTTTCGACGGCAACCGTATCTCGTGCATTAATGAACCCGGATAAAGTCTCACAGGCTACCCGCAACCGGGTGGAGCAGGCAGCCATGGAAGTGGGCTATTTGCCCCAGTCGCTGGGACGAAACGTTAAACGCAACGAATCCCGTACGCTGCTGGTGATCGTGCCGGATATTTGCGATCCCTTCTTCAGTGAAATCATTCGCGGTATCGAAGTGACCGCAGCCGAACATGGCTACCTGGTGTTGATTGGCGACTGCGCTCATCAAAATCAGCAGGAAAAAACCTTTATTGATCTGATTATTACCAAGCAAATCGACGGGATGTTGCTGCTGGGCTCGCGCCTGCCGTTTGATGCCAGCATCGAAGAACAGCGTAATTTACCGCCGATGGTGATGGCCAACGAATTCGCGCCGGAACTGGAACTGCCGACGGTGCATATCGATAACCTGACCGCCGCCTTTAACGCCGTGAATTATCTGCAAGAGCAAGGGCATCACTTGATTGGTTGTATTGCTGGCCCGGAAGAGATGCCGCTGTGCCATTACCGCTTGCAGGGTTACATACAGGCGCTGCGCCGCTCCGGTGCCACCGTCGATCCGCATTATATTACGCGCGGCGATTTTAGCTTCGAAGCCGGTGCGCGCGCCCTGGAAAAGCTGTTAACGCTGCCAAAACCGCCTACCGCCGTGTTTTGCCATAGCGATGTGATGGCGCTTGGCGCGCTATCGCAGGCCAAACGCAGCGGGCTGAAAGTGCCGGATGATTTATCCATTATCGGCTTCGATAACATTTCGCTGGCAGAGTACTGCGATCCACCACTCACAACCGTTGCGCAGCCGCGCTACGAGATTGGTCGTGAAGCCATGCTCTTACTGCTGGAACAGCTGCAAGGCCATACGGTGAGCAGCGGATCGCGCCTGCTGGATTGTGAGCTGATCCTGCGCGGGACAACCCGGGCGTTAACGTAA